In one Diabrotica virgifera virgifera chromosome 7, PGI_DIABVI_V3a genomic region, the following are encoded:
- the LOC114327834 gene encoding NUAK family SNF1-like kinase 2 has translation MTLDKKRVISVSNYVFTGNVLGKGNFARVEEAVHTKLNVKVAIKIIDINNIKEDYVLKNLYREAKIIAKLNHPCIVSVFETMQRSDNVYYLVTELANGGDLCAFVKKQPNGKLGEKQTKAYARQFSSALSHMHNQKVVHRDLKMENVMLNSLQTQIKIVDFGLSNFWNIDNPLRTHCGSPEYAAPELFVTGKRYGTEVDLWSFGIILYGMLVGQLPFVTCRSTQLSSQEKRKQLITQINKGLNSAHRKSLSTFSTDFRSLISQLLVADFSKRMTTKELIVHSWITDKGTKIICSNPIQELDTYEKSKILGKISTALQLQPKVVSRAISHEMLGKIGGMYNILKRHCQLRRLQGDGTSKTIQSLTILELTHLARTLEKDKAAFSNKNTILNFIKKPQSAQPQIIKAECVPKISVGDGERIKPTSSCTSKSPEQIKSTTEKKIQTKIRPNTVQEMINPRRINTSVDDNTRTLHQRSAPIDYRSIQCPSLRRKVYSATITNRIYSQIKNPDTNSIPSAKLYEKKDSSLTSAKAEHNFDSALKNCIQKDSVVREKIKKHLPFLLDRTKDNKSKDGSHSPKSKDKKLYSKMETKRNDDLKTVKKQLINIIKPSTAKKTQMVTTCLSRETCLRPDSSPANIRSKSQQTSKRRPVSRPLHQILEKSLQNNAILSKTVDLKQTKNQQYSKSASSASKERNNLSKIIKDFNDPNMASTAHGDYDIRATSSGHRRKLPIYDPIARSIADYVSNNVSGRMYQYPWVKK, from the coding sequence ATGACTTTGGATAAAAAGAGAGTTATATCCGTTAGTAACTATGTATTTACTGGAAATGTACTAGGAAAAGGGAATTTTGCTCGAGTAGAAGAAGCTGTTCATACCAAACTTAATGTAAAGGTAGCTATTAAAATTATAGACATTAATAACATTAAAGAAGATTATGTTCTAAAAAACCTTTATCGGGAAGCAAAAATAATAGCCAAATTAAATCATCCGTGTATAGTTAGTGTTTTTGAAACAATGCAGAGATCCGATAATGTGTATTATTTAGTTACTGAATTGGCAAATGGTGGAGATTTGTGCGCGTTCGTTAAGAAGCAACCAAATGGAAAACTTGGAGAAAAACAAACAAAAGCATATGCAAGGCAATTTTCATCAGCTCTGAGTCACATGCATAACCAAAAGGTAGTTCACCGAGATTTGAAAATGGAGAATGTGATGTTGAATAGTTTACAGACACAAATTAAGATCGTTGATTTTGGCTTAAGTAACTTCTGGAATATTGATAATCCTCTTAGAACACATTGCGGATCTCCAGAATACGCTGCACCGGAGTTGTTTGTTACTGGTAAGAGATATGGGACAGAAGTAGATCTATGGAGCTTTGGAATTATACTCTATGGCATGCTAGTAGGTCAGCTACCTTTCGTTACCTGTCGATCTACACAACTTTCTTCACAAGAAAAACGAAAGCAATTGATTACTCAAATTAACAAAGGTTTAAATAGTGCTCACCGCAAATCATTATCTACATTTAGTACTGACTTTAGAAGTTTAATAAGTCAGTTATTGGTGGCAGATTTTTCTAAAAGAATGACAACAAAAGAATTAATCGTTCATTCTTGGATCACAGATAAAGGTACAAAGATTATTTGCTCTAATCCAATACAAGAACTAGATACATACGAAAAGAGTAAGATTTTGGGTAAAATTAGCACTGCTCTACAACTACAACCAAAAGTTGTCAGCAGAGCCATTTCTCATGAAATGCTTGGAAAGATAGGTGGTATGTACAATATTCTTAAACGGCATTGTCAATTAAGACGTCTTCAAGGTGATGGTACGTCAAAAACAATACAATCTTTAACTATACTGGAACTAACACACTTAGCTAGGACATTAGAAAAAGATAAAGCTGCTTTTAGTAACAAGAATACAATCCTGAACTTCATTAAAAAGCCACAATCTGCTCAACCCCAAATAATAAAAGCGGAATGTGTACCTAAAATTTCAGTTGGTGACGGAGAACGTATTAAACCAACTTCAAGCTGTACATCTAAGTCACCCGAGCAGATAAAATCTACTACAGAAAAGAAAATACAAACGAAGATACGGCCCAATACAGTGCAAGAAATGATAAATCCGAGAAGAATAAATACATCTGTTGATGATAATACCAGAACTCTCCATCAAAGAAGTGCTCCAATTGATTACAGAAGTATTCAATGTCCTAGCTTAAGAAGAAAAGTTTATTCAGCAACCATCACAAACAGGATTTATTCCCAAATTAAAAATCCTGATACAAATTCAATTCCATCTGCTAAACTATACGAAAAGAAAGATAGTTCTTTGACATCAGCAAAAGCAGAACACAATTTTGATTCCGCTTTAAAAAATTGTATCCAAAAGGATTCAGTAGTtagagaaaaaattaaaaaacatctgcCGTTTTTATTGGACAGAACTAAAGACAACAAATCAAAAGATGGTTCGCATTCTCCAAAGTCTAAAGATAAAAAACTATATTCAAAAATGGAAACCAAAAGAAATGATGATTTAAAAACTGTCAAAAAGCagctaataaatattattaaaccTTCTACAGCTAAAAAAACTCAAATGGTTACTACTTGTTTAAGTAGAGAGACATGTTTACGGCCCGACTCGAGTCCCGCAAACATACGTTCCAAATCACAACAGACCTCAAAACGACGTCCAGTTTCCAGGCCTCTGCATCAAATCCTCGAAAAATCACTTCAAAATAATGCAATTTTATCTAAAACAGTGGATTTGAAGCAAACTAAAAATCAACAGTATTCAAAAAGTGCCAGTTCAGCTTCTAAAGAACGAAATAatttaagtaaaataataaaagattTCAATGATCCAAATATGGCAAGTACAGCCCATGGTGATTACGATATTCGAGCAACCTCTTCAGGACATCGTAGAAAGTTACCCATTTATGATCCAATAGCGAGGTCCATAGCTGATTATGTTTCAAATAATGTTTCAGGTAGGATGTACCAGTATCCTtgggttaaaaaataa